The Cohaesibacter gelatinilyticus genome includes a window with the following:
- the serA gene encoding phosphoglycerate dehydrogenase, translated as MAKVLISDKLSPTAVQVFKDKGVEVDYLPDLGKDKDKLLEVIGQYDGLAIRSATKATEKVIAAADNLKVIGRAGIGVDNVDIDAATQRGVIVMNTPFGNSITTAEHAIAMMFACARQIPAADASTQQGKWEKSKFMGVEITNKTLGVIGCGNIGGIVATRAVGLKMKVIAFDPFLSPERAIELGVEKVELEDLFKRADFISLHTPLTDKTRNVVSREAIASMKDGVRIINCARGGLVDEEALAEALKSGKVAGAAFDVFSEEPAKENVLFGCPNIVCTPHLGASTSEAQENVAIQVAEQMADYLVNGAVSNALNMPSITAEEAPRLTPFVKLAEQLGSFAGQLTETGLKGVRIEYEGQVADMNTRALTSVVLSGVLKPLLSSVNMVSAPAVAKDRGIVVEETRREQQGAYENYIRLTILTERQERSVAGTVFSNGKPRIIQIKGINMEATLGETMLYITNHDKPGFIGRLGTVLGQEALNIATFNLGRKEAGDEAIALLEIDGDVSEPIVKQIEGLEGVVQTKVLKFAL; from the coding sequence ATGGCTAAGGTACTGATTTCCGACAAACTGTCTCCAACTGCTGTTCAGGTCTTCAAAGACAAAGGCGTTGAAGTTGATTACCTGCCAGATCTCGGCAAGGACAAAGACAAGCTTCTGGAAGTGATCGGCCAGTATGATGGTTTGGCTATTCGCTCCGCGACCAAGGCAACCGAGAAAGTGATTGCCGCCGCAGATAATCTGAAAGTGATTGGTCGTGCCGGTATTGGTGTCGATAATGTCGATATTGATGCTGCTACCCAGCGCGGTGTCATTGTGATGAATACTCCATTCGGTAACTCCATTACCACTGCCGAGCATGCCATCGCCATGATGTTTGCCTGTGCTCGCCAGATCCCGGCGGCTGATGCGTCCACTCAGCAGGGCAAGTGGGAAAAATCCAAATTCATGGGTGTTGAAATCACCAACAAGACTTTGGGTGTGATTGGTTGTGGTAACATTGGTGGTATTGTTGCCACTCGTGCGGTTGGCTTGAAAATGAAGGTGATTGCGTTTGATCCATTCCTTTCTCCAGAGCGTGCCATCGAGTTGGGCGTTGAGAAAGTGGAGCTGGAAGACCTCTTCAAACGTGCTGACTTCATTTCCTTGCATACTCCGCTGACCGATAAGACACGCAATGTTGTTTCTCGCGAAGCGATCGCATCCATGAAAGACGGTGTGCGCATCATCAATTGTGCGCGTGGTGGTCTGGTTGACGAGGAAGCTCTGGCTGAAGCATTGAAATCTGGCAAGGTTGCCGGAGCTGCATTTGATGTCTTCTCTGAAGAGCCTGCCAAAGAGAATGTATTGTTTGGTTGCCCAAATATCGTCTGCACCCCGCATCTTGGTGCTTCTACTTCTGAAGCTCAGGAAAATGTGGCCATTCAGGTGGCCGAACAGATGGCTGACTATCTGGTCAACGGTGCTGTTTCCAACGCGCTCAATATGCCATCCATCACCGCCGAGGAAGCGCCTCGTTTGACACCATTCGTCAAACTGGCCGAACAGCTTGGTTCCTTTGCCGGTCAGCTGACTGAAACCGGTCTGAAAGGTGTTCGCATCGAATATGAAGGTCAGGTTGCTGACATGAATACCCGTGCGCTGACTTCTGTTGTTCTGTCCGGTGTTCTGAAGCCACTGTTGTCCAGCGTGAATATGGTGTCAGCGCCAGCTGTTGCCAAAGATCGCGGTATCGTTGTGGAAGAAACCCGTCGTGAACAGCAAGGTGCTTATGAGAATTATATTCGCCTGACCATCCTGACCGAACGTCAGGAGCGTTCTGTTGCGGGTACTGTCTTCTCCAATGGCAAACCACGGATCATCCAGATCAAAGGCATCAATATGGAGGCCACTCTGGGCGAGACCATGCTTTATATCACCAACCATGATAAGCCTGGCTTCATTGGTCGTCTGGGGACTGTTCTTGGTCAGGAAGCTCTCAATATTGCAACCTTCAATCTTGGCCGTAAAGAAGCTGGCGATGAGGCAATCGCCTTGCTTGAGATTGATGGTGATGTGAGTGAGCCAATTGTAAAACAGATTGAGGGTCTGGAAGGTGTTGTTCAGACCAAAGTTCTGAAATTTGCTCTCTGA
- a CDS encoding adenylosuccinate synthase, which produces MANVVVVGSQWGDEGKGKIVDWLSERADIVVRFQGGHNAGHTLVIDGVSYKLSLLPSGVVRKGTIGVIGNGVVVDPHALVAEMGRLAEQGVTVSRENLRIAENATLILSLHRELDALRENAAAEGTKIGTTKRGIGPAYEDKVGRRAIRLMDLANESTLRAKIDRLLAHHNPLRRGLGVEEISADAIYEELTSVAPNVLPFMDSVWRFLNAARKAGKRILFEGAQGALLDIDHGTYPFVTSSNTIAGQASAGSGLGPQALDYVLGITKAYTTRVGEGPFPTEQLNEVGQFLGERGHEFGTVTGRSRRCGWFDAVLVKQTICTSGITGIALTKLDVLDGLEEIKICVGYKLDGEEIDYLPASQGAQARVEPIYETLEGWKDTTAGARTWNDLPAQAVKYVRHVEELIGAPVALLSTSPERDDTILVQDPYQD; this is translated from the coding sequence ATGGCAAATGTCGTGGTCGTCGGGTCGCAGTGGGGCGACGAGGGTAAAGGCAAGATTGTGGACTGGCTGTCCGAACGGGCTGATATTGTGGTGCGTTTTCAGGGCGGTCATAATGCTGGTCATACGCTCGTCATCGATGGTGTCAGTTATAAGTTGAGTTTGCTGCCATCTGGTGTTGTACGCAAAGGCACCATTGGTGTGATTGGTAATGGTGTGGTGGTTGATCCTCATGCTCTTGTGGCCGAAATGGGCCGTCTGGCAGAGCAGGGAGTGACAGTGTCCCGCGAGAATCTGCGTATTGCCGAAAATGCTACCCTTATTCTTTCCTTGCATCGCGAATTGGATGCTCTTCGCGAAAATGCTGCTGCAGAAGGTACCAAGATCGGTACTACCAAACGTGGTATTGGCCCAGCATATGAAGACAAGGTGGGGCGCCGTGCGATCCGCCTGATGGATCTGGCCAATGAAAGCACATTGCGTGCCAAGATTGATCGGCTGCTGGCGCACCACAATCCCTTGCGTCGTGGTTTGGGTGTGGAAGAGATCTCTGCTGACGCTATTTATGAGGAATTGACGAGCGTTGCGCCCAATGTTCTACCTTTCATGGATAGCGTATGGCGTTTCCTCAATGCTGCTCGCAAGGCCGGCAAGCGAATCTTGTTCGAGGGTGCGCAAGGCGCGCTGTTGGATATTGATCATGGAACCTATCCATTTGTGACGTCTTCCAACACGATTGCCGGTCAGGCATCTGCTGGTTCAGGTCTTGGTCCACAGGCTCTTGATTATGTTCTGGGCATCACCAAAGCCTACACAACCCGTGTGGGTGAGGGACCTTTCCCGACCGAGCAGCTTAATGAAGTGGGCCAATTCCTTGGTGAGCGCGGTCACGAATTCGGGACAGTGACCGGACGCAGTCGCCGTTGCGGTTGGTTCGATGCTGTCCTGGTGAAGCAGACCATCTGTACCTCCGGAATTACAGGGATTGCCTTGACCAAGCTGGATGTGCTCGATGGTCTGGAAGAGATCAAGATCTGTGTCGGTTACAAGCTGGATGGTGAGGAAATTGACTATCTGCCGGCTTCTCAAGGAGCCCAGGCACGGGTTGAACCTATCTATGAGACGCTTGAAGGCTGGAAGGATACGACAGCAGGTGCAAGAACCTGGAATGATCTTCCTGCTCAGGCCGTGAAATATGTTCGTCACGTTGAGGAGTTGATTGGTGCGCCTGTTGCGCTACTCTCTACAAGTCCAGAGCGTGACGATACGATTCTTGTTCAAGATCCTTATCAGGATTAG
- the rpoH gene encoding RNA polymerase sigma factor RpoH, with protein MASDSGNIPAISSSTGGLSRYLSEIRRFPMLEPQEEYMLAKRYAEHGDKKAAHKMVTSHLRLVAKIAMGYRGYGLPVSEVVSEGNVGLMQAVKRFDPEKGFRLATYAMWWIRASIQEYILRSWSLVKMGTTANQKRLFFNLRKVKGQIQALEDGDLKPEQVDYIAEKLGVSNEEVVSMNRRLGGDASLNAPLKADGESGQWQDWLVDESESQESVLADKEEFNHRMELLTEAMDILNERERRIFEARRLSEKPETLESLSEEFGVSRERIRQIEVRAFEKVQEAVQKAATKALEASLG; from the coding sequence ATGGCATCTGATTCTGGTAATATCCCGGCGATTTCCAGCTCCACTGGGGGGCTGAGCCGTTATTTGAGCGAAATTCGTCGTTTCCCGATGCTTGAGCCGCAAGAAGAATATATGCTGGCCAAGCGTTATGCCGAACACGGGGACAAGAAAGCCGCCCATAAAATGGTAACGAGCCATTTGCGTCTGGTTGCCAAAATTGCCATGGGCTATCGCGGCTATGGTCTTCCCGTCTCCGAGGTAGTCTCTGAGGGCAATGTTGGCCTGATGCAGGCAGTAAAACGTTTTGACCCTGAAAAAGGCTTCCGCTTGGCTACCTACGCCATGTGGTGGATCCGCGCCTCCATTCAGGAATATATTCTGCGCTCCTGGTCCTTGGTCAAGATGGGTACAACTGCAAACCAGAAACGCCTTTTCTTTAATCTGCGCAAGGTTAAAGGCCAGATTCAGGCACTGGAAGATGGCGACCTGAAACCGGAACAAGTCGACTATATCGCCGAAAAACTTGGCGTTTCCAATGAAGAAGTCGTTTCCATGAACCGACGCCTTGGAGGTGATGCATCGCTCAACGCACCATTGAAAGCCGATGGTGAAAGCGGCCAATGGCAGGATTGGCTGGTGGATGAAAGCGAAAGTCAGGAATCTGTACTCGCTGACAAGGAAGAATTCAATCATCGCATGGAGCTCCTCACCGAAGCGATGGACATTCTGAATGAGCGTGAACGTCGTATCTTTGAAGCACGCCGCCTGAGTGAAAAACCCGAAACACTTGAGTCGTTGTCCGAGGAATTTGGTGTCAGCCGTGAACGAATTCGCCAAATCGAAGTCCGTGCTTTTGAAAAAGTGCAAGAAGCCGTCCAAAAAGCTGCAACTAAAGCATTAGAAGCAAGCCTAGGTTGA
- a CDS encoding phosphoserine transaminase, with product MSTTLPATRPNNPHFSSGPCSKRPGWSLDSLKDAALGRSHRAKIGKTKLKDAIEQTREVLGIPANYKIGIVPASDTGAVEMALWSLLGARGVDMLVWESFGKGWATDVTKQLKLDDVRVMEADYGTLPNLADVDFARDVVFTWNGTTSGVCVPNGDWIPADREGLTICDATSAAFAQPLEWDKLDVTTYSWQKVLGGEAAHGMLILSPRAVERLESYVPAWPLPKIFRLTKSGKLINGIFEGATINTPSMLCVEDYLDALAWAKEIGGLDALIGRANANLAVLEAWAENTPWVDFLAKDKATRSNSSVCLTIVDETVAALDADAQAAFAKALVSRLDKEGVAFDIGAYRDAPSGLRIWAGATVEASDLEALTPWLDWAFEQEKASL from the coding sequence ATGAGCACTACACTACCGGCCACACGGCCGAACAATCCCCATTTTTCTTCTGGTCCTTGCTCCAAGCGTCCAGGCTGGTCTTTGGACAGCCTGAAAGATGCTGCGCTGGGCCGTTCTCACCGAGCAAAAATTGGTAAGACCAAGCTGAAGGATGCCATTGAGCAGACCCGCGAAGTGCTTGGTATCCCAGCAAACTACAAGATTGGCATCGTTCCTGCGTCCGATACTGGTGCGGTCGAAATGGCTCTGTGGTCTCTTCTTGGAGCGCGCGGCGTTGATATGCTTGTTTGGGAGAGCTTCGGCAAAGGCTGGGCGACGGATGTCACCAAACAGCTCAAGCTTGATGATGTTCGCGTCATGGAAGCCGATTATGGTACCCTGCCAAATCTCGCCGATGTTGATTTCGCTCGTGATGTGGTCTTCACATGGAATGGCACGACTTCAGGCGTTTGTGTGCCAAATGGCGACTGGATCCCGGCAGATCGTGAAGGTTTGACCATTTGTGATGCGACGTCTGCTGCTTTCGCTCAACCACTTGAGTGGGACAAACTGGATGTGACCACTTACAGCTGGCAGAAAGTGCTGGGCGGTGAAGCAGCTCACGGCATGCTGATCCTGTCTCCACGCGCCGTTGAGCGTCTGGAAAGCTATGTCCCGGCTTGGCCATTGCCAAAGATTTTTCGCCTGACCAAAAGTGGCAAGCTGATCAATGGTATCTTTGAGGGTGCCACCATCAATACTCCTTCCATGCTGTGCGTTGAAGATTATCTGGATGCTCTGGCTTGGGCCAAGGAAATTGGTGGTCTGGACGCTTTGATCGGTCGTGCCAATGCCAATCTGGCGGTTTTGGAAGCTTGGGCTGAGAATACCCCTTGGGTTGATTTCCTTGCCAAGGACAAAGCCACTCGCTCCAACAGCTCTGTCTGTCTGACCATCGTTGATGAAACAGTGGCTGCGCTGGATGCCGATGCTCAGGCTGCTTTCGCCAAAGCTTTGGTTTCTCGCCTCGATAAAGAGGGCGTTGCCTTTGACATCGGTGCTTATCGTGATGCGCCATCCGGTCTTCGGATCTGGGCTGGTGCAACAGTTGAAGCATCTGATCTGGAAGCGCTGACCCCTTGGTTGGACTGGGCGTTCGAGCAAGAAAAAGCTTCCCTTTAA
- a CDS encoding outer membrane protein, with protein sequence MSSLKRNLFLSVFGAAMSAGVAMAADLPTPPVIEYEPETLVEIGSSWYLRGDIGYAAYSNPDASWQDPTNGHRAFIKEEIDNGWLIGGGFGYYFNEHLRADVTVDYRHEAKFKGMVGGCGGCSGGYSNESAKFSAWTLMLNGYYDFGTWNSVTPYVGAGIGLTHLTLGGYATSNGVPFSDGDNTNFAWNLMAGAVVDIEEGWKFDANYRFLSMGEAKTGTTFTNGTNAQNPVKIEDIYAHEFRVGLRYDLD encoded by the coding sequence ATGAGCAGCCTCAAAAGAAATCTGTTTTTGAGTGTGTTCGGGGCCGCTATGTCCGCTGGCGTTGCTATGGCAGCGGATTTGCCAACTCCCCCGGTCATTGAATATGAGCCAGAGACTTTGGTCGAGATTGGTTCCAGTTGGTATCTGCGTGGCGATATTGGCTATGCAGCTTACAGCAATCCGGATGCTTCGTGGCAGGATCCTACCAACGGCCATCGTGCATTCATTAAGGAAGAGATTGACAATGGTTGGTTGATTGGTGGTGGTTTCGGCTATTACTTCAACGAACATCTACGTGCTGATGTTACGGTTGACTATCGCCATGAAGCCAAGTTCAAGGGCATGGTGGGTGGCTGTGGTGGCTGTTCTGGTGGTTATTCCAATGAGTCCGCCAAATTCAGTGCATGGACCTTGATGCTGAACGGTTACTATGACTTCGGTACCTGGAATTCCGTAACACCATATGTTGGTGCCGGTATCGGTCTGACTCATTTGACCCTTGGTGGTTATGCGACCAGTAACGGTGTGCCATTCTCTGATGGTGACAATACCAATTTTGCATGGAATCTGATGGCTGGTGCCGTGGTTGACATTGAAGAAGGTTGGAAATTCGATGCCAATTATCGCTTCCTGTCCATGGGTGAAGCCAAGACTGGTACTACATTTACAAATGGTACCAATGCCCAGAACCCTGTGAAGATTGAAGATATTTATGCGCATGAATTCCGTGTAGGTCTGCGCTACGATCTGGACTAA
- a CDS encoding RluA family pseudouridine synthase: MSATQAENETLSFLVEDEDAGKRLDAFIAAKEGSLSRSRFKSLIKEGHVSSISEQGESKVVKEPNHRVALGQTITITMPPPEDPTPLGEDIPLDITYEDDHLIVINKPTGLVVHPAAGNWTGTLVNALIHHCGDSLSGIGGVRRPGIVHRLDKETSGLLVVAKTDAAHKGLSEQFADHGRTGPLVRAYQALVWDKLDRRKGTINTQIGRSHNNRLKMMVLKEGGRQAITHYQVMEEFTSGSDIVASRVECRLETGRTHQIRVHMAHIGHPLIGDPEYGQGFKSKLNKLPDTLARHIEKRKRQALHAGLLGFAHPITGEEMVFESEMPQDLKNVMKALQNM; the protein is encoded by the coding sequence ATGTCTGCTACTCAAGCTGAAAACGAAACTCTGAGCTTTTTAGTCGAAGATGAAGACGCTGGAAAGCGCCTTGATGCATTTATTGCCGCAAAAGAAGGCAGCCTGTCGCGCTCACGCTTCAAAAGCCTGATCAAGGAAGGCCATGTCAGCTCCATCAGCGAGCAGGGCGAAAGCAAGGTCGTCAAAGAACCGAATCATCGTGTCGCGCTTGGCCAAACCATCACCATCACCATGCCGCCACCAGAGGACCCAACCCCGTTGGGCGAAGATATCCCGCTGGACATCACCTATGAAGATGATCATCTGATCGTCATCAACAAGCCGACTGGCCTTGTGGTGCATCCGGCAGCGGGCAACTGGACTGGTACGCTGGTCAATGCCCTCATCCATCATTGCGGCGATAGCCTCTCTGGCATTGGCGGCGTCCGTCGTCCCGGCATCGTTCACCGGCTGGACAAGGAGACCTCCGGCCTTCTTGTCGTGGCCAAGACAGATGCCGCTCACAAAGGTTTGTCAGAACAATTTGCCGACCACGGCCGCACCGGACCACTCGTTCGTGCTTATCAGGCTCTGGTTTGGGACAAGCTGGACCGCCGCAAGGGTACCATCAATACCCAGATCGGCCGTTCTCACAACAATCGCCTGAAAATGATGGTGTTAAAAGAAGGTGGTCGCCAAGCCATCACCCATTATCAGGTCATGGAAGAATTTACCTCTGGCTCCGATATCGTGGCCTCACGCGTGGAATGCCGTCTTGAAACCGGCCGCACCCACCAGATCCGCGTTCATATGGCTCATATTGGCCACCCACTGATCGGTGATCCGGAATATGGGCAGGGCTTCAAATCCAAGCTGAACAAGCTTCCTGATACTCTTGCCCGCCATATCGAGAAAAGAAAGCGTCAAGCCTTGCATGCCGGCCTTCTGGGGTTTGCTCATCCAATCACTGGCGAAGAGATGGTTTTTGAAAGCGAAATGCCACAAGATCTCAAGAATGTGATGAAAGCCCTGCAAAATATGTAG
- a CDS encoding extracellular solute-binding protein, whose translation MKLTVAMKSKMMGVTVLAGLAFASGSVQAEELRLLTWGGYAPDAVVKMFKDETGIDVKVTKSNNEEMIAKLRATGGGGFDLAQPSQDRVSGAQAEHRIYKPMDLSKIDAGQFIASMLDATKANTTFKGEVYGVPHVWGTSGLVLDTKKASMVKDYTDLCLDDVKGKVSYRLKRPTLIGFAFALGHDPFAAYGDKAAYQGIMDKVQEKLISCKGNVKTYWEGGDSLLNLVRSGEVTAAMAWDTGGWKLNGDNADVTFVAPKSGALGWIDTFVLPKKGKNDDAAYKWINFVMRPEVAAKITASAGNFTASKGADDFAEDKLKAQFKASFPPADLDNIKWYPPVPAGLETIEGKVLDRVKAAKSN comes from the coding sequence ATGAAACTGACTGTTGCGATGAAGTCCAAGATGATGGGTGTCACGGTTTTGGCCGGCTTGGCCTTCGCTTCTGGTTCCGTACAAGCCGAAGAACTGCGCTTGCTGACCTGGGGCGGTTATGCTCCGGACGCAGTGGTCAAGATGTTCAAGGATGAGACGGGCATCGATGTCAAGGTGACCAAGTCCAATAACGAAGAAATGATCGCAAAGTTGCGTGCGACTGGCGGCGGTGGATTTGACCTGGCCCAGCCTAGCCAAGACCGCGTATCCGGTGCACAGGCTGAACACCGCATCTATAAACCAATGGATCTGTCCAAGATCGATGCTGGTCAGTTTATTGCATCCATGCTGGATGCTACCAAAGCCAACACCACCTTCAAAGGTGAGGTATATGGTGTTCCGCATGTTTGGGGAACCTCCGGCCTGGTGCTCGACACCAAGAAGGCCAGCATGGTCAAGGATTACACGGATCTTTGCCTGGATGACGTCAAAGGAAAAGTTTCCTATCGTCTGAAGCGTCCTACGTTGATCGGCTTTGCTTTTGCTCTGGGCCATGATCCATTTGCCGCTTATGGTGACAAGGCAGCCTATCAGGGCATCATGGACAAGGTTCAGGAAAAGCTGATCTCCTGTAAGGGCAATGTCAAAACCTATTGGGAAGGTGGCGATTCCCTTCTCAATCTGGTCCGCTCAGGTGAAGTCACTGCCGCGATGGCATGGGATACCGGCGGTTGGAAATTGAACGGCGACAATGCTGATGTGACTTTCGTTGCGCCAAAATCAGGTGCTCTGGGCTGGATCGATACCTTTGTTCTACCGAAAAAGGGTAAGAATGATGATGCAGCTTACAAGTGGATCAACTTTGTGATGCGTCCAGAAGTTGCTGCGAAGATTACCGCTTCGGCTGGTAACTTTACTGCATCCAAAGGGGCTGACGATTTCGCCGAAGACAAGCTGAAAGCACAATTCAAGGCGTCCTTCCCACCTGCAGATCTGGATAACATCAAATGGTATCCACCAGTGCCTGCCGGCTTGGAAACCATCGAAGGCAAGGTGCTTGATCGCGTTAAGGCTGCGAAAAGCAACTAA
- a CDS encoding TetR/AcrR family transcriptional regulator, translating to MGRARGFNEEDVIDKATTLFWQRGFNGTSMRDLVNATGLAKASLYNAFGNKEALFTEVLNHYINVKQTRVLTPLVTMEPARRAIETYFSNLARSTEENKRTPGCLLINTATEQGPHDESFREIVDNGIGRTERHIKEALQRGIKDGSIDRRIDPDLSAYCLVSTVIAIRAQACKGIDTGKLKALIEANLAVHAPAPQAK from the coding sequence ATGGGCCGAGCAAGAGGCTTTAATGAAGAAGACGTGATCGATAAAGCGACGACGCTTTTTTGGCAACGCGGGTTCAATGGAACCTCAATGCGCGATCTCGTGAACGCAACAGGCTTGGCAAAAGCAAGCCTTTACAATGCCTTTGGCAACAAGGAAGCCCTGTTCACAGAGGTTCTCAACCATTATATCAATGTCAAGCAAACCAGAGTGCTGACACCATTGGTGACAATGGAACCTGCACGCAGAGCAATTGAGACATACTTTTCAAATTTGGCAAGATCCACGGAAGAAAATAAAAGAACACCAGGCTGTCTGCTGATCAATACAGCAACTGAGCAAGGACCTCACGACGAGAGCTTTCGCGAGATCGTTGATAACGGCATCGGCAGAACCGAACGCCACATCAAGGAAGCATTGCAACGAGGTATCAAGGATGGCTCGATCGATAGACGGATTGATCCGGACCTTTCTGCTTATTGCCTTGTCAGTACGGTCATTGCCATCCGTGCACAAGCCTGCAAGGGCATCGATACGGGCAAATTGAAAGCCTTGATCGAGGCCAATCTGGCAGTCCATGCGCCAGCTCCGCAGGCAAAATGA
- the glmM gene encoding phosphoglucosamine mutase encodes MGKYFGTDGIRGCANSYPMTAEIAMKVGMATGKLFRRGDHRHRVVIGKDTRLSGYMLEPALTAGFTSMGMDVFLLGPVPTPGVAMLTRSLRADLGVMISASHNPFNDNGIKLFGPDGYKLNDELEAKIEAMLDQDMSSQLVKPEQLGRTKRIESVYDRYIEFAKRTLPRAMSLDGLRVVVDCAHGAAYRVAPDALWELGAEVVSIGVDPNGFNINDKCGSTHVDVLIDKVREVRADIGIALDGDADRVIIVDETGHRVDGDQLMAVVAESWAKENRLSGNGIVATVMSNLGLERFLGGLGLDLARTKVGDRYVVEHMRQHGFNVGGEQSGHLVLSDYSTTGDGLIAALQILAVVKKMNKPVSEVCNRFEPVPQLLKNVRYSSGAPLEMDNVKAAIVSGEERLGNSGRLVIRPSGTEPLIRVMAEGDDHDLVELVVDDICDEVRKVSQG; translated from the coding sequence ATGGGTAAGTATTTTGGGACTGATGGCATTCGGGGATGCGCAAACTCCTATCCTATGACAGCCGAGATTGCCATGAAGGTTGGTATGGCAACTGGCAAGCTGTTTCGGCGGGGAGATCATCGTCACCGGGTCGTGATCGGCAAGGATACACGTCTGTCCGGTTACATGCTTGAACCAGCCCTCACGGCAGGTTTTACCTCGATGGGTATGGATGTGTTTTTGTTGGGACCAGTGCCAACACCTGGCGTTGCCATGCTGACACGTTCGTTGCGTGCAGATCTCGGTGTGATGATTTCCGCCTCCCATAATCCATTCAATGACAATGGCATCAAGCTGTTTGGTCCGGATGGATACAAACTTAATGACGAGCTGGAAGCCAAGATCGAAGCTATGCTGGATCAGGACATGTCCAGCCAGTTGGTAAAGCCCGAGCAATTGGGGCGGACCAAACGTATTGAAAGTGTCTACGATCGTTATATTGAATTTGCCAAACGCACTCTGCCACGTGCCATGTCTCTGGATGGTCTACGGGTTGTCGTTGATTGTGCTCATGGCGCTGCCTATCGTGTCGCGCCGGATGCTCTATGGGAGTTGGGTGCCGAGGTCGTGAGCATTGGAGTTGATCCGAACGGCTTCAATATCAATGACAAATGTGGGTCTACCCATGTTGATGTCTTGATCGACAAGGTCAGGGAAGTGCGTGCGGATATCGGCATCGCGTTGGATGGTGATGCGGACCGGGTGATCATTGTCGATGAAACCGGCCATCGGGTTGATGGTGATCAGCTTATGGCTGTGGTTGCGGAGAGCTGGGCCAAGGAAAATCGCTTGTCCGGTAACGGTATTGTCGCGACTGTCATGTCCAATCTTGGTCTTGAGCGCTTTTTGGGCGGTTTGGGGCTGGATCTTGCGCGTACCAAGGTTGGTGATCGGTATGTTGTGGAACATATGCGTCAGCATGGTTTCAATGTGGGAGGTGAACAGTCAGGCCATTTGGTTCTCTCTGATTATTCTACCACGGGAGATGGTTTGATTGCTGCTTTGCAAATTCTTGCTGTGGTCAAGAAGATGAACAAGCCTGTGAGCGAGGTTTGCAATCGCTTTGAACCTGTGCCTCAGCTTTTGAAGAATGTGCGTTATAGCAGCGGTGCACCGCTTGAAATGGACAATGTGAAAGCTGCTATTGTCTCGGGTGAGGAGCGTCTTGGTAATTCAGGCCGTCTTGTGATCCGTCCATCAGGGACCGAACCTTTGATCCGCGTTATGGCGGAAGGCGATGATCATGACCTGGTTGAGCTGGTTGTCGATGACATTTGCGATGAGGTACGGAAGGTCAGCCAGGGCTGA
- a CDS encoding DMT family transporter: MPIITARHWLLLLFLILSWSSAIILTRVAVLEIPPLWVTAGRLTGGAIILIIYRLVFYKKPWSLGWHHTLWLILLGLLSSAAPFLLIAWGTQFTTSSVAGILMGTVPLIVLGLAHLLLPDEKMTRIKLGGFTLGFIGVILVINPWRTTETSSSNSATDTMELIGQLAIFLAAFCYAASGVLTRRMPQADNIDKATVVVLIAALMLLIACWIFNPEISIETTPLHSWLILAYLGLVPTAIASIVLFILLQETSASFVTTSNYIIPALTTLGGILFLGESLNNLAWIGFIIILTGLILSNRKGARQSPDASSTNHYASNQQR; the protein is encoded by the coding sequence ATGCCCATAATTACCGCGCGTCACTGGCTCCTTCTGCTCTTTTTGATTCTTTCCTGGAGTTCGGCCATCATTTTGACCCGCGTCGCAGTTCTGGAGATCCCTCCCTTATGGGTGACAGCCGGGCGACTGACCGGAGGCGCGATCATTCTCATCATCTATCGATTGGTTTTTTACAAAAAACCCTGGAGCCTTGGCTGGCATCACACTTTGTGGCTGATTTTACTGGGATTGCTCAGCTCTGCCGCCCCTTTCCTATTGATCGCTTGGGGAACCCAATTCACCACCTCATCAGTTGCCGGAATTTTGATGGGAACCGTTCCACTGATTGTTCTGGGGTTGGCTCACCTGCTATTGCCAGATGAAAAGATGACCCGTATCAAACTTGGCGGCTTCACCTTGGGTTTCATCGGGGTCATCCTCGTCATCAACCCTTGGCGAACCACAGAAACATCTTCCAGCAACTCTGCAACAGACACCATGGAGCTCATAGGCCAGCTGGCAATTTTCCTTGCAGCCTTCTGCTATGCGGCCAGTGGAGTACTAACACGCCGTATGCCACAGGCAGATAATATCGATAAAGCAACAGTAGTCGTACTGATCGCCGCGCTCATGTTGCTCATTGCATGCTGGATCTTCAATCCTGAAATATCAATTGAAACCACGCCTCTTCATAGCTGGTTGATTCTGGCTTACCTGGGTCTGGTGCCAACAGCCATTGCCTCTATCGTTCTATTCATCTTGCTTCAGGAAACTTCAGCCAGTTTCGTGACCACCAGCAACTATATTATTCCGGCTCTTACCACGTTGGGCGGCATTCTGTTTTTGGGAGAAAGCCTGAACAACCTCGCATGGATAGGCTTCATCATCATTCTGACAGGCCTGATCTTGAGCAATAGAAAAGGCGCCCGACAATCGCCCGACGCCTCATCCACAAATCACTATGCTTCCAACCAGCAACGCTAA